From the Pomacea canaliculata isolate SZHN2017 linkage group LG4, ASM307304v1, whole genome shotgun sequence genome, one window contains:
- the LOC112561806 gene encoding uncharacterized protein LOC112561806 — translation MEDWEWDWDRDWDSYNSSIRYRSGSDLYQGSQYGDYKATHRPWDEDNLRIGSKGRQLSRGSSASTFDEVESLCLSKSSSDSFNLYRRHGVGVAAGRGGKLLSRQSSTTSTSTSSGHPGEALDKRSQSTSTSGSVHEEGGMETLDPRQQFNLGDPAFLDRIFRRVLDWNNMYGAAGGDMHGKGGGIGTGGGRNFGVLPPSMQAASRATSGSPMMHGSPALGRRAKDMQAKKQMSPTSDITHVKRRRDLIIPDEDEEYPFAPNSLRRPGDLKGRSGGKDSSVGSTTSVSSSKQISSDSFSMMSSGSSMSQDLNWRDQLVHGWREMTGQRYNEQPSSYGMFTRQGSQTWRDHPHYHHQQQQHPPPSTFHPISGMMPPGFMPHPSTFSRGMSVESLGSMGIPSPPAETFRYGNPLQPFPPNQMQNQAEMMLMNLGFGSSDGFLPERFLRDWYNKVMRAQMQSQQQAAPAGAPLDAQDSLYGSASNLHNVDAVRGPQLPNRKPSFDDVGSASDLHHVVHHPSGRLMTSSAASHASSDSHDVAASNLPPVLDKDERIDRLKEYIEAYAQNMSTSSDSRTGRIRQFANARQKSLPLYLETLSEEDEGKARKAAFDPLDKESRLQAFLREDSFSTSGRSESHPSESSGPTSCEQSMCGSESDSMSGSDHQAYINYSRKHGVSGVSSVSTFGNPTPGVSHTLTLKVPGYSLAEPSENCVHSETGNDIVKGDGEGLVKPRTHHQPLVNDASFKEVFNESKDCDHHSAVEQHTTESSVSPTSHGTQHHHH, via the exons ATGGAGGACTGGGAGTGGGACTGGGACAGGGACTGGGACTCGTACAACAGTAG catTCGCTACCGCTCCGGTAGTGACTTGTACCAAGGGAGCCAATACGGAGATTACAAAGCTACTCATCGTCCTTGGGATGAGGATAACCTGCGAATAGGAAGCAAAGGGAGGCAACTCAGCAGGGGTTCCAGCGCGTCAACGTTCGATGAAGTGGAATCCCTGTGTTTGTCCAAGTCGTCCAGTGATTCTTTTAACCTGTACCGCCGGCATGGGGTGGGAGTGGCAGCGGGCCGAGGCGGGAAACTTTTGTCTCGACAGAGCTCGACAACAAGCACATCGACATCCAGCGGCCACCCAGGAGAGGCTCTAGACAAACGCTCCCAATCTACCAGCACCTCTGGCTCCGTGCATGAGGAAGGAGGCATGGAGACCCTCGACCCTCGCCAGCAGTTTAACCTCGGAGACCCAGCCTTCCTTGATCGCATCTTCCGGCGAGTCCTGGACTGGAACAACATGTATGGAGCTGCTGGAGGAGACATGCACGGTAAAGGAGGGGGAATAGGAACAGGAGGCGGGAGGAACTTTGGTGTATTGCCACCTTCTATGCAAGCTGCGTCACGTGCAACGTCAGGTTCTCCCATGATGCACGGGAGTCCAGCACTAGGACGCAGGGCTAAAGACATGCAGGCCAAGAAACAGATGTCGCCGACTTCGGACATCACGCATGTGAAAAGGCGTAGAGACCTCATAATACCCGACGAGGACGAAGAATACCCGTTTGCTCCGAACAGCTTGCGAAGACCTGGCGATCTCAAGGGAAGGTCAGGCGGGAAGGACAGCAGTGTCGGCTCCACGACTAGCGTCTCATCGTCCAAACAGATCAGTTCTGATTCCTTTAGCATGATGTCGTCGGGTTCGTCCATGAGCCAGGATTTGAACTGGCGGGACCAGCTGGTACATGGGTGGCGAGAGATGACGGGTCAGAGGTACAACGAACAGCCCAGCTCGTACGGGATGTTCACCCGCCAGGGCTCTCAGACTTGGAGAGACCACCCCCATtaccaccatcagcagcaacaacatccCCCGCCGTCCACGTTTCATCCAATATCAGGCATGATGCCACCCGGATTTATGCCCCATCCATCGACGTTCAGCCGGGGTATGAGCGTAGAGAGTTTAGGTAGCATGGGAATTCCTTCTCCTCCTGCAGAAACGTTCAGGTACGGAAACCCGCTGCAGCCTTTTCCCCCCAACCAAATGCAGAACCAAGCTGAAATGATGCTCATGAACCTGGGCTTCGGCTCTTCCGATGGTTTCCTTCCGGAGCGGTTTCTGCGCGACTGGTACAACAAAGTGATGCGCGCGCAGATGCAGAGCCAGCAGCAGGCTGCTCCGGCGGGTGCTCCCTTGGACGCGCAAGACTCTCTGTACGGCAGCGCCTCTAACCTACACAACGTGGACGCAGTCAGGGGTCCGCAACTCCCGAACCGCAAGCCGAGCTTTGACGACGTGGGGTCGGCATCTGACCTACACCACGTAGTCCATCACCCCTCTGGCAGGCTCATGACGTCATCGGCAGCCTCGCACGCGTCCAGCGACTCCCACGACGTTGCGGCCAGCAACCTGCCTCCAGTTCTCGACAAGGACGAGCGCATCGACCGATTGAAAGAGTACATCGAGGCCTATGCCCAGAATATGAGCACGAGCAGCGATTCCAGGACCGGTCGTATCCGGCAATTCGCCAACGCTCGGCAAAAATCGCTTCCTCTGTACCTGGAAACGTTGAGCGAAGAGGACGAGGGGAAAGCAAGGAAGGCGGCCTTCGACCCGCTGGACAAAGAATCCAGGTTGCAGGCATTTCTCCGGGAGGACAGCTTTAGCACCAGCGGAAGAAGCGAGTCACACCCCTCCGAATCATCTGGTCCCACCAGCTGCGAGCAGAGTATGTGTGGCTCGGAGAGTGACTCGATGAGTGGTTCCGACCACCAAGCCTACATCAACTACAGCAGAAAGCatggtgtcagtggtgtgtCGTCCGTGTCTACATTCGGTAATCCGACACCCGGGGTGTCCCACACCTTGACTTTGAAGGTACCGGGATATTCGTTGGCCGAACCCTCAGAAAACTGCGTGCATTCAGAAACCGGAAATGACATAGTGAAAGGTGACGGAGAAGGACTTGTGAAGCCTCGAACACATCACCAGCCGCTGGTGAACGATGCGAGTTTTAAAGAAGTGTTTAATGAGTCAAAGGACTGTGACCACCACAGTGCCGTAGAGCAACATACAACTGAGAGTTCAGTCAGCCCGACTAGTCATGGTACTCAGCATCACCACCATTAA